In the Taeniopygia guttata chromosome 12, bTaeGut7.mat, whole genome shotgun sequence genome, one interval contains:
- the ACTR8 gene encoding LOW QUALITY PROTEIN: actin-related protein 8 (The sequence of the model RefSeq protein was modified relative to this genomic sequence to represent the inferred CDS: deleted 2 bases in 1 codon) has product MTQAEKGEAENGKDKERDREREQRGGKRPIVPAAVPESLQEVRPGAQRALPGAAPPLGRARPGLGLLKACVEGEGAWKRREGSRWFWALALTPRAFCCFQQIQSNFIVVIHPGSTTLRLGRATDTLPAGIPHVIARRHKQPGQAAYRDSWLLRDGLNKPESTEQRQNGLKMVDQAIWSKKMSNGARRIPVSPDQARSYNRQMRPAILDHSSGAKWTNTSNHPEFLVGEEALYVNPLDSYNIHWPIRRGQLNLHPGPGGSLTAVLADLEVIWSYAIQKYLEIPLKDLKYYRCILLIPDIYNKQHVKELVNMILMKMGFSGIIVHQESVCATFGSGLSSACIVDVGDQKTSVCCVEDGVSHRNTRLCLAYGGSDVSRCFYWLMQRAGFPYRDCQLTNKLDCLLLQHLKETFCHLDQDISGLQDHEFQIRHPDSPALLYQFRLGDEKLQAPMALFYPATFGIVGQKMTILQHRSQGDPEDPHDEHYLLATQSKQEQSAKATADRKSMSKPGAFEGELRGQSSDISERIYPQEVELGSSQSDCMMPGNDSEEPLTAHMSRKTAISQFEGKALGLDKAILHSIDCCASDDTKKKMYSSILVVGGGLMFHKAQEFLQHRILNKMPPSFRRVVENVEVITRPKDMDPRLIAWKGGAVLACLDTTQELWIYQREWQRFGVRMLRERAAFVW; this is encoded by the exons ATGACCCAGGCGGAGAAAGGCGAGGCGGAGAACGGCAAGGACAAGGAGCGCGACCGGGAGCGCGAGCAGCGCGGCGGGAAGCGGCCCATCGTGCCCGCCGCCGTGCCCGAGTCCCTGCAGGAGGTGAGGCCCGGAGCCCAGCGGGCGCTGCCGGGCGCCGCTCCC CCGCtggggcgggcccggcccgggctcGGCCTTTTAAAGGCCTGCGTGGAAGGGGAGGGGGCGTGGAAGCGCCGGGAGGGCTCCAGGTGGTTCTGGGCGCTCGCTCTGACTCCGCGCGCGTTTTGCTGCTTTCAGCAAATACAGAGCAACTTCATCGTGGTGATCCACCCCGGCTCGACCACGCTGCGGCTCGGGCGGGCCACGGACACGCTGCCCGCGGGCATCCCGCACGTGATCGCGCGGCGGCACAAGCAGCCGGGCCAGGCGGCCTACAGGGAcagctggctcctcagggacggCCTCAAT AAACCTGAGAGTACTGAGCAGAGACAAAATGGCCTTAAAATGGTGGACCAAGCAATATGGTCCAAAAAGATGTCGAATGGAGCGAGGCGCATACCAGTGTCACCTGATCAG GCCAGGTCATACAACAGACAGATGAGGCCTGCCATTTTGGATCACAGCTCTGGGGCCAAGTGGACAAATACGTCAAATCATCCTGAATTTTTGGTAGGAGAAGAG GCGCTGTATGTTAATCCATTGGATTCTTATAACATACATTGGCCCATTAGAAGGGGGCAGCTGAATCTCCACCCAGGACCTGGTGGCTCCCTCACTGCAGTACTGGCAGACCTAGAAGTTATATGGTCATATGCAATACAAAAATACCTGGAAATACCACTGAAAGACCTGAAG TACTACAGATGCATTTTACTAATTCCAGACATCTATAATAAACAACATGTGAAAGAACTGGTAAATATGATCCTAATGAAGATGGGCTTCTCAG GAATTATTGTACACCAGGAGTCTGTCTGTGCTACCTTTGGAAGTGGTTTAAGCAGTGCATGCATTGTAGATGTGGGAGATCAGAAGACAAGTGTTTGCTGTGTAGAAGATGGTGTTTCCCATCGTAATACCAG GCTGTGCCTTGCATATGGAGGATCTGATGTGTCAAGGTGTTTTTATTGGCTTATGCAACGAGCAGGATTCCCATATAGAGACTGCCAGTTAACCAATAAGTTGGACTGCCTGCTGCTTCAGCACCTAAAGGAGACGTTCTGTCATCTGGATCAG GATATTTCTGGATTACAAGATCACGAGTTCCAAATTCGGCATCCAGATTCTCCAGCTTTATTGTACCAGTTCCGATTAGGGGATGAAAAATTAcag GCACCCATGGCTCTGTTTTATCCAGCAACTTTTGGAATTGTTGGACAAAAAATGACAATTTTGCAGCACAGGTCACAAGGTGATCCTGAGGATCCTCATGATGAACATTATCTGCTGGCCACACAAAGTAAGCAGGAGCAG tCTGCAAAAGCTACAGCTGACAGAAAATCTATGTCAAAGCCTGGTGCATTTGAGGGAGAATTGAGAGGCCAATCCTCAGACATTTCAGAGAGGATCTACCCACAAGAAGTGGAGCTGGGCTCTTCCCAGAGTGACTGTATGATGCCTGGCAATGATTCAGAGGAACCTTTAACTGCACACATGTCCAGGAAAACTGCTATTTCTCAGTTTGAAGGCAAAGCCTTGGGCCTGGACAAAGCCATCCTTCATAGTATTGACTGCTGTG CATCTGATGATACAAAAAAGAAGATGTACAGCTCCATCTTAGTAGTGGGAGGAGGCCTTATGTTTCATAAAGCTCAAGAGTTTCTTCAACACCGAATTCTCAACAAAATGCCACCTTCTTTCAGAAGAGTTGTTGAAAATGTTGAAGTCATCACAAGGCCTAAG GATATGGATCCACGTTTAATTGCCTGGAAAGGAGGGGCAGTTTTGGCCTGTCTGGACACAACTCAGGAGCTGTGGATATACCAGAGGGAGTGGCAGCGCTTTGGTGTCAGGATGTTACGGGAGCGAGCTGCCTTTGTGTGGTAA
- the SELENOK gene encoding selenoprotein K (The RefSeq protein has 1 substitution compared to this genomic sequence), translating to MVYISNGQVLDSQSRAPWRLSSITDFFWSIADFVVLFFQSIIQPDLRRRGYTSSSYSGYHDRRGPPANPRRRMGRINHWGGGPSPPPMAGGGUGR from the exons ATGGTGTACATCTCGAACG GACAAGTATTGGATAGCCAGAGTCGGGCTCCCTGGCGTTTGTCATCTATAACAGATTTCTTCTGGTCAATAGCAGATTTTGTGGTTCTATT tttccagAGCATTATTCAACCAGATTTGAGAAGAAGAGGTTACACATCTTCCTCCTATTCAGGATACCATGACAGAAGAgg gCCTCCAGCAAATCCTCGCCGTAGGATGGGCCGAATAAACCACTGGGGTGGAGGCCCCAGTCCACCACCAATGGCTGGAGGTGGATGAGGAAG GTAA